The genomic window tttctaCAGGACGGTGTCCAGCatctgggtgttttttttttctgttgtaatGTAAAATTGTGGTATGTAATACAGTGCTCTGTTTACTTGATCATATGTTGGACATTAAAGGGGCCAGTAAACAAAAGGGCCTGAAGTTGGCCACGGAGGCAGCGGAAGTTGCTTCAAGATAGCTATGGATCAGGAGAGGAGAGCTGTGGGTGGGGTAGTGCTACCTGGACACAAGTCGGGGCTTGATCAACCCTGGCTGGATCGCCTGGGCAAGGGTGTCTGATGTTGAAAGACCCGAAACACCCGATGACCCCAGGAAACATCACTGATGACACATGGTCATGTATGCTAGAAGTGGTATGTAATACAGTGATCGATCTCCTTGATCATATGAGTTTTCAGCATGTGACCAAACTCTAACACGTGACTAGTTCCAGTGTTGGGAAAATAAGTATCAGCAATATAGCAaacatacatgtgtatatactatattacaTCAGGGCCAACATTGCGAAAGAAGGACTTCTAGGTAGTTTAAACATGTCTCTCAGTTCTTCTCTAACACTTCTGTGGTTAAAGAAGTCCATTGTGCTGAATTGCCAAACTAAGTCATATGAGAGGGAGTCAGATGATGCCTGAAATTGCATCCTAAATCACACCCTATAGGACATggagtgcactacatagggcgTTGAAGCCATTATTTCCTTGGCAGATataagcagcaggaggaggagatcTAGACGCTTGGGGCTCCGGAAAGGTGATTAGATACGAAAGGTAAACTGTGAGAACTTTAGTGTTTTAATTTAAGGATCTACAGTGTTCACAATATTTTAACCACCTATTTCATAATGTAGTCAATGACACAACCTAGTTTTATTAAGTTTATACGTGAGGTCACATTCTGTGAAGAGATTTTGATATAATGTGCTACATGGCTGTCCTTTCGGAAAGACGACTTATACCGCATATGGTAGAGCAGTACGGAAATGCAGGTAAAGCTACGGCTAGGAGGCGATCTCAAAATGAACCGATTCTTCGATTCCAGGTGTTGGGAATAGCGATTTGACTCTCAGGCTTAAGAGTCGATTCAACACTATGAATTTAATTCCCGGACAGAAAACACAGTCacaaatgaagcatttttttatggaaaagaTAGCTTATTGGGCGAGCTagacttgttagctacatttaTCTTATGCCTCAGGTGCAAAAAGAGTCGTGTATCCAATTCCATTTGCGAGAGTCGAGTCTAAGGTATAGGAGTCAGTTCAGCACAGTGAGTATGATTCGGCTCAAGTTACAAATGAAGCATTATTATGGAAAGGATATTGAGTAAGCTAGCTAGACTAGTTGGGTACATTAGTCCCGTGACCCTCCGTGCAAAAAGAATCGATTCTCCAATTCCGTGTGTTCAAATAGAATCCAATTGAAATAGAGTCGACTCTGCGGCTTAGGAGTCGATTTAGCAGAGTGAGTTTGATTCGGCTCAAGTTCGCGCACTGAAAACGTATAAAAGTTCCTTTTAAAATGATGAGGgtgacttatttattattattatcagtttattactatctgttattattattgtagtacTATGTCAACTCACTATtgtatatacaaccccaattccaaaaaggttAGGACACTGtgcaacacttacttttccagcctttcgttgcccccgtcccaaactttttgagacgtgttgcggccatcaaattcaaaattacctattaaaaattgtacatttactcGGTTTATTACGctgtttttttgcatgtactGTGATTTCCTTTCCGGAATCGAGAAAGTGATTGTGTGAATCGACTCAATCGATTCCCAACAGCTGGAACTGGAACTTTTGTTTTGCTATGACCTCTTGCTAAAGTGAAACCGGAAAGCACCACGTTGCGGTGTTTGAGCTGGCTTATTCATTTTACTATCCTAGTTAGTCTAACTATAGTTGACAATTAAGtaaaatttttttcccccaaaaaataaaCTGTCAAAATTCGCTGTTTTTCCAAGCGCTCGCCACGAATGTAGTAGTTTTCGCATATGCAAATCTCAATCCTATTGGGTCAATCTCAAATGTCCTGCCTAGTCCCTTGTTTAGTGCACTACATTAGTCATTGCCGTACTGTAAGCTTTAAGCCCCATTTAGTGCACTAGATGTCCAATATGAAGCCGTTGTAGATTGTAGGCGTTGCGAAGACGCATTGGTGTGACGCCAGGCTTACGCTAGCCAATCACAATCGACTGCGGACGATTGAGGAAGTATTCTCGACAttgttttgattgtttgttttgtgtcgCTGTACAAAAGCGGACTCGCCGGACAGTTTGTTTTCATCCACCTCTGACGAGCGAACTCTCAGGTAGGATTACTTTCTACATTTGTGTGACCTGAAATAAGTTTAGTCATTTTCTCAACTGTGTGAGCGGTTAATCTGCCAAATTCATATGCAGTCACCTAATTACTGTAAGCCTCGTTATGTTCAGCTTTATGTTATTCTTAATGTTcagtaacagcagctcagaaagTAGTTCCGGTCACcaggcaaatcacaggtctatattaatgcgcctgttattgtttctatagtaagagGTAATTCTGTATAATCTAAGAATAACAATACATAGTAATacgtgttatttaacaaagaaaaacgtataatcgttgatatggtgacgttttctgtaaggagacgtttatttaaaatctatGAAAGGCAGGGGCGTAAATGCGCGGTTTTCGGGTGAGCGTCCCTGGGAAATATTTTATGACGGTTCCAAAAGGTTATTCATGgattaacacaacacaacccACAATCctttgtgtaattctacacgTTAAATGCATGGAATACTTTCCATACCCGGTTACACTATGTTACGGAACAGGATGAGCCGCTTGTGGATTATAGCTTTTGTTTGAAAGGCAGCTAGTTACCCATCAGCTGATGAATTGCTGAAAGTTTGCTGTatgaggagaaaaacaaaaaggcttGATCTGGTTTTATAAGACAACATGTACATTTCTACCCATTACTAATGATGATGTAATCATTCTCAGTGTAACTGTGATAAGTAATTTATGGCAACATTATAAATATGGTCAGATTGCCCTgctgacaaaaaataaaataaaaaaacactcagAGAATTTGTAACGGTTTTAATTGTTATAatgaattgtattggttttagtggaaactgtaatggtccctgtgggtctctgctggtcatttgttgccttctattagtGGCACATTATgtctaatggataccattaaggaccaataatagtaatggtaatggttttaatggttcgctgatggtttgtaatggtattgtAGTGGAAACTATTAGAATTTATGTAAcagtttctgttgtttttttcagcaaggTGGTTGAGGGTTGATTCGACCTTAAATGTTCAAATCATCGATCCTACTACTCTTTGTCATCTACCACAAATGTGTGAACATGCTTACACTTATCAATATTCTACAGATCATGCAGTGATTTTATGTAGTATATTTCCTTGCAACCTCCACCCCAACCCCACACTCCTGAAATGTCATTCCTGGCTCTGCCCccgatggaaggagtctctagtgtcagtgcttaataacagtcagtacattttctgccacgggaaagtcttcaggacagaagacatTGCTCTTTCCAGTTTGTCGGTAtcgtgacaagctgcattttttttttgtcttattcattttaagaactatttatagctgctatgacgtaagtgataacaggaatgtTGCACAACATGTTTTTAACTTAAGTTAAAAAGATGTGTCATTCAGTAATTAATTACAAATTGTAATTGTTAGGGAATTACTgcggtataagaagaataaaacacgttgggagatactgttattggaaaataatcaacttgggGCGATAAAGTAACTCAGCTTTGCGTCAGACCACATCGCACCATCCTgtcattgattgttttcctgtaacaacaCACGGTGGttgtttttattccttgcatAAACAAACTATAAATTGAACTTTGTGAATTAGTTCACAACACAGTAGAATTCATCGTATCTTTTTTTCACAGACATGTCAGATGGGGATGGTGTGCTGTCCAGCAGCAGCTTTCTGTCCAGCGATGGGGGTAATTTGAGCTCACTTTGCCCGAATGGCTCGGAATGGATTTGGTACGAACTCGGAGAGTGCACTCAGGACGTCCGGGACATGATCAGCGTGGTCCTGGGTCTGCTGTCCATCGCCTGCTTCATTGTGTCCTCTTTCCCGTAAGTCCAGCCTGACTTTAACCTTCATCCACGCACTAAGTCCTGTTTGGATCACAATCTGTTAAAATACCTCCGCTTCATATTTCAGtttatagtgctgtgaaaaagtatttgcccccatcctgatgtgtttttgtgtatatctcgtactaagttgtttcagaaaataaaacaaagtttttaaatgatctttatttatttaagcaaaaaggttatccaataccaattgGGCCtgtgttaaaatgtatttactcccatagttactaattcccaaaatctatgaaactacattcataatggggttcagctggactagatttactgattactgcaaaccctgttcaatcaaatcaacacttaaatagaactttttcaacagcatgaagttggttaaaaggtcttacccagtaacacagtatgccaaagttgaaagaaattccagaaacgatgaggaagaaggttcatcagtctgggaagggttacaaagctatttaaaaggctttgggactccaaagaaccacagtgagagttaTGTCCATTAtgtccaaatggaaaaacttggcacagtagtgaaccttccaagAAGTGGCCGATCTTCCCAAATTCCTCacagagcacagcgacgactcatccagcaagtcacacaaggagaggtgaaaaccactgcaaacccagaagaacattgaggCTGGTCTGAATTTtgacaaaacacaccttgatggtccttaaaccttttgggagaatgttctgtggactgatgagtttaAAGCGGAACTGTTtagaagacaggagtcccgttatatctggcgtaaaccaaacacagaattccacaaaaagaacattataccttcagtcaagcatggtggtggcagtgtgatggtgtggggatgctttgccgcttcagggcctgggcaacttgcaataattgagggaaaggTGAATTCTGTTCTCTTCCAGAAACTCCTAAAGCAGAATATATGGTCTTCAggctgtaagttgaaactcaagtgcaactggattatgcagcaagacaattatccaaagcataggagtaagtcctagtcttagaagtaagtgaaagactgatctccagttaaaagaaacatttggttgcagttatttctgctaaaggtggcacaaccagattttaaatttaagggagcaattagttgttgtgtaacttttttgcttcagttgttccattgtttgtttgttggtacAGTTACATAAGCGCCTTCATATATTCTGTTTAGACTTTAATAATTGGAgcaagtaatattttttttataatttttttttttctgttgcaagaaattaaacaaaatgactGAACTGACTGCTTtatactgtttttgtttgttttttaggcAGTACTACAGCTCATGTAAGACGGGGAATATGGACAGCGCTTTATCCATTTGGTTCCTGCTGTTGTGGCTTGGAGGTGACTCGTGTAATCTCGCAGGCTCTTTTTTAGCTGACCAGCTTCCTCTTCAGGTAAGAGACCGATACATACGAACGTCGGTATGCTCCGGGCCGATGAACAACTTTGATATGAGTGCTTTGcctttggggtttgtttgttttttggagaaTCTTGGGAAAATATTACGTGCAAACTTTGTTAGAAGTTAACGAATGAgcactttgcttctctttgTTAGTGGCACGATTTGCTGACCATCCTGATTTTCTGTTCCTCTTCTTATCTGTCCTACAGAAATACACCGCAGTGTACTACGTCCTGGCCGACCTTTTAATGTTAAGCATGTATACCTACTATAAGATGAAGCACAAGCTGGCTGGAAGTGAGTCGCTGTTATTCGTAacatttttaaagcatgttCAAAAGCATGTCTTTGGTTTAGTTAGCACAGTTGCACAGAGACTTTAAGGAAGTCCATCGTAATTATAGGAATCAGGTACAAGACATAAATActgctcttattattattattattattattattattatgattattattatgtatgaaTCAGAATTTGGGCGATGTCAGTCAATGCATGAGACCGATGCAAAATCAGTTCCAGTCCAGTGACAATATCTGCaagcatttcatttattaaataaaaaaggcttttcgGATTGTGTCTTGGTCTGAGAAAAGCTCCAGCGTGGGGAAATTTTGACATTATCTCTTATGTATAGTTCTGAGGACTATAAACTTTCTTGAAATATGTTTTCCTCTTGCATGTATAGTTTTAACAACCTGTTTACCTGGTTGAAAACCGAGGTCTCTACTGATGCTCAGTGTAGCAGAGAGCGTATCTCCATGGACCTTATGCAGATTCCTCTTTAACACGTGGGCCAAAAAGAGTGAAAAGCCGTGCCTATGCTGTAAGAATGTGTTGATGAGTGAAACTCTTTCTCTTGGTCGTGTAGATGGCAACAGAACAGTGCTGTATGCAGTCGGAGTGCTGTGTGAACTCGGGGTGTTTTCTTCTCTGCTGCAGTTCCCCGTCTCCCCTGTACACACACGTACCTCATCGAGTTTCAGGGGCCGAACGCTGCTGGCTGTGGATCAGCCGAACGCTGAGTTAAATTTAATACAGGTGAACGGAGGCAGCTTTGTGTATTTGATTATCGtttgtttttgtgaaatttcaCCTTGTTTCAGTTTGTGTCGAGTCTCTATTGAAAAATGGTCTCAGTTCTGACGTGAGCTTGATGTTTATCTGGCAAAGCAGTCCATATTCTATTGACTTGTTTTGTTCTTCAGCCTTTCAGCACTAGGGAGATCATCGGCTTCACGTTCGGATCGATCTCCTCGCTGCTTTATCTCAGCTCCAGGCTGCCACAGATTTACACAAATGTAAGTAGTGCTGTTTGCGCAGGAGTTGTTGTTTAAGCCCAACCTCCTCAAGCATtagtgtgttctgagatgctcttctgctcaccatggttgtaaagagtggttacttTAGTTACCAtagctttcctgtcagctcaaaccaatctgatCGTTCTCCTCTTGACCGGTatcggcatgattttatgcattgcgctgctgccacatgatatGATTTGATACTTGTGTGAATATGCacgtgtacaggtgtttctagTAAAGTAAAcgtaataagacaaaacacgATAGGTCAtgtaaaaatggcaaaataccGGTCTGTTTTCCTCTTCATGATCTCACTACATAGTCTGTCCTAGCATGTTCAGTTTGCTATGTTCACTGAGTGTCAGTAGTATGAGGTTGTTTTCTAGGTACGTCACTTCACATACCTCACATTCAGCATGTTCTGAATGCCACCACTGGCATCTCTCGCCTTCACCCTTTCTCATCTGATCTCTCTTTTGAAAGTTTCGGAGGAAGTCAACAAAGGGCGTGTCAGTCTTTCTGTTCGCGCTGGTGATTCTGGGTAACGTCACGTACGGACTGAGCGTGTTGGTGAAGAACCCGGAGCGAGGACAGAGTGAGACCAGCTACATCGTCCACCACCTGCCCTGGCTCATCGGAAGTCTGGGAACACTTTTACTCGACCTGGTGGTATCCTTTCAGTCGCAGAAATAGAGAGACACATTTCCAGAATGTGTCCAAAGTCTGATTCCTggttctgttgtttttgtggtgGCTTGAATTCgtgaaaacaacacattttaggAAAACCTGACTCATTCTCAATCTCTTATCTGTTTGTCTTATCAGCACTATGGGCTGCACAAATGTGCTCTCTGACACATTTGTACCACTTTCACAGCCACCGTTTGTCTATTTGCTCTGTTTTTAAAGGGTTGTCAGGTATGTGTTACAATAGTAGCAGCAAGAAGGAGACCAAAATTCAAAATATGCAACTTTACATCCTGTACACTTCATTAAAAAGTCTAACAGCGTGACTACTACGGAAaaaatatacagggtgtcccaaaagtctccatacgtagGGGACTGTGTACaccagcaccatgtcggttgtgccttcgtcagtggatgttcgtgaaCGTCCAGTTCTTCGTTGGTcctcaacacttccagtctttttgaatttgttaataagtttggaagTTTTGAGAAAAGTGTCGAAACAAATAGTTCAACaaaacgaatgcttcaagtggtttccccaaattcttcagtttcagaattattcaaccccctgaatagaatcactcacaacagcacaaacatgcaaaacaggtgttgtttcaagctaatcaagggcttcattagttgcaccaggtgtgcttgagatggaaaatacctgaactggctaggggtggAAAATATATGATATAATTGAACTGGAcagaaaaggaagctatcactggctgcaaccagatttctgagaaggcaggttgtgaaaaaccctcgagtgactgcagaagacctgcagcaagacttgggggcagcaggcactgaggtttcagtgagcacagtaagacgtgtactaaatgcagaagatttccatgccagaactccaagacgtacaccactactgacccaaaagcacaagaaaagtcgctcaaaatcatataaataagccacagaagttttgggattctgttctgtggagcagtgaaacaaaactggagcTTTTCAGCACGAtagatcagcggtatgtctgaaagaagaagaatgaagaaagcaCACTCTGTTcacagttaagcatggtggtggctctgtgatgctctggggctgtttcGCATCCTGTGgaactggaaacctgcagtgtgtggaaggcaagatggattcattgaagtatcaggaaattctaggagaaaacctcatgccgtctgtgaggaagctgaagcttggacaTCATAGGACCTTCCAACAgtacaatgatcccaagcatacctcaaattccaccaaggttTGATTGCAGAAGAAGtgctggaagattctacagggccatcacagtcacctgaattgaaccccatagaaaatctctggtgggatttgaagaaggcggttgcagcacgcaaacacTGAACTGGAgaccattgctcatgaggaatgggtcaagattcctcaggaacgctgctggaagctggtgtctgtctaTGCATCTCGCTTTGCAGCAGAtcaacagcaaaagggtgctctactaagtactaaagatgcttccCATGAAGGagttgaataattctgaaactggagaagtcattatcaattgcattttcagttgaattcagggaaaccacttgaagtattcgttgtgttgaattatttcagttgcttttgtttgatttgttcattgcaaacagttgaaagtctgtaggtttttgacaataaacctgattttcattgggggttgaataattttgattacaactgtaGCTAACTGTGTGTTAACTCAGTCTACTGCCACTGTAAGGTGAAAAGATGCTGACCAGCAGGCCTCCTATCATACATTCTAAGAGAGAAGCCAGGGGCTAGTTAACATCTGTCTGCGGCTGCTTTTGGCCCTGCGGTCAAactttggacacccctgttttAGGGCCACCAAACAGTCCTGCACAAcatcatacattcatacatcacacactcatactgtcATACACAGTTGAAATGTGTGTATCTCGTGCTCCTAACCCGCAGACCCGTGAAAGCAGTTCACCTTAAAACCAGCAACACTAAAATCCTGATAATGCACAAGCTCAAACAAAATGTATTCTGTCCCCCCAAGTGGTGCGGAGTGTTCTAGAAAGGCTTAACCTTTTGTTTTTCCCTCACAAGTACAGTATTTAATTTTGTCTGtccttcattttaaataaacggcCAACAAAAAGTGTTTGGAGAACATCACCAGCGTAGGTGGAAATGAGGTGGATGTTACTGATATTACAGGAAACATAATGACCAATGActacttatattatattattgtattacAGATGTTATTCTTATGATTTACATAGTACATACCGGattagaagttttttttttctgctctcgAGTACATTGAGTTTGAACGCTGGTCgtgcacatttttttaaactgttacttttttttatcatatgtGGTGGAGTAGggaaaaatttttaaaaattttgtgtGGGCAGTGGTCActtagtggttaagacattggactactaattgcaaggttgtgagttcaaattccagcactaccaacctgccactgctgggcccttcagcaaggcccttaaccctcggCTGCTCGGttgtgtgaatgagagaaatggaagtcgctctggataagggcatctgccaaatgccataaatgtaaataaatgaaaatgataaaAGATAGGGTTACTCCAggtaaaggtttaaaaaaaataaatgaaaccagGATTAGACAATGGTTTAAATACAATCCTGGTGATTTTAATAGTTTACAGATTAATGCACCTGGATTACTAGATAATAGACTTTGATTTAGTCCAGGAGAAAGCTACATCTTCGTTGCTGCAGCCCAGGTATAATCTATATGATTCTGTAATTACACAGGATGGAATATGACTTCAGTTGTTTTGGtgaaaatattgactaaaacaAGCAATGACCTGGAAACTCTATTGACGTGAGTTATCactgtttcatgtttttcttgttaAGAGCATTGagcttcattcattattaagctatattgtgtgtgtgtgtgtgtatatatgtatgtatgtgtgtgcgagagGATATTTTAAATTATAGTGTGTGCTCTATAATTCTTTTCCTTAACTCCTCATCCTCAGATATTGGTGCAGTTTATGATGTACAGTAAAGCTTCACAGAATAGAGGGGACACAGAGGAGACTACTGCTCTTCTGAATGCCTGAGTCTTCGTCCTCACGGGTGTGCTCAGACCTCGAGACCTTCAGGATGCTCGACTCTCATTCCCCTCACGTCACGTCTGAGCACAAACGACTGTCAAaagcacttttcttttctttttattccattttttttgtccccATTTATTTTGTATCAATAGTAGTTTTATATTCAATTCTTTTTGGATGATGTTCCAAGCGCTGCAATGTCTTCGTCAAGAGAAGACGCACAAGTCACACGGGCACTGATGAAGTGTTAAAGATCACGGATCTGTTtacagggttttgtttttaggaaTAAACCGTCTGAATTTGCTGTCAATGGTTTTTAAATCATGTGATGGCTATGATGCTGGCtgtctttggggttttttggtcAGTTGTTATTATGGGGATTTACAAccttaaaataatgtttattttttaaaattagtttgATCTAGTTAAAAGtcattttacttattttaaagGCTGCATTAAAGATCTCGCATTCTGGgagtactttattttatttgtttgattaaaggaatactctgcccacacattaaaaaaataaccctAATCTCTACCTACCACAGGCATTAATTTAAATCCCTGTACTGACAAAAGAAAGGGAGACATGACAACTTGTAATgaaagtctaagggcagttgttgggGCAGATGTTACATTTTGCACTGATGAATCAGTCAGTGGTATTTATATCTAAATCTGTTTAGTTCTTCCATTCTGAGATTTTTCAGAGGGAAATATTTGTGTTCATGCAATAAGCGATAACGGCGTTATCATGGGAATCTAATAACATATCGACGGCACAGATCTTtggaaaaaagcacacaaattgAGTTCATTTTTACAGCGTTGGAAAGTTGGATGAACACAAATCATTTTCACTGTAATGATCTCTCATTTCAGTCTCATCTCAGGACCATGACCTTTTAAGGACCTTTAAGAGATGACTTCCCTTAGACTTCTGTAAGTTGTTGTTCACCAGGTTAACTTTTCTCAATCCAGTGAAACAAAAATGTGTCGAAATTATCTGGAATAATCACACATACTATATATGTGGTAAACAGAGctcgggtttaaaaaaaaaaaaaaaaaaaggaaaaaaaatggtagaatattcctttaatcAAAGTTAAGTCCTTGTAATAGCTTCACTTTCATCAGGGTGACCTTACACATATAGGAAAAAACCTCTCATTGTGTCCTTCACATAGGTGTAAATTCATCACTGGGGCCTCATGGGTGCTGTACCATGAGTGTCACAACTGAAAAAAGTGCTCCTTATTTGCGGAAGTCTTTTTTACTCGGCATGATTCCTGTCACGGTTGCATGTTGTTCCTGGAAAAGGCACTCGTGTCGTTTCCCCTCATTAGCCGAGTCGCTGTCATTAGTCTCGTGTGAGTTAGGGGAACTGGGTTGGAATGTATGACCTTAAAAATGTCCCCCCCCTGCCCTCTGTGAGAGCCCACCCAGGCAGGAAGAGGGtcagaacactgtgtgtgtgtgggtgtgtgtgtgtagtgacagtGAGGGAGTGCGAGCATGATTGTGTCGCTGTGATTGTGAAACTCCAGGATGGAGCGAGAAAGGCAGCAGGGCTCCACGAGACCGCAGGAAGTGTGCAAAGATAGTGATGGCTCATCCATCAGAAGCCTGAACTGGGGCTGTTTATAAATACTAAGCCACTGGGAATGTTCTAATGAGAGCCTCAAATCAGGCACTAAAGCCTTCACTTTCACTCTTTTAAACTAAATCCATGCATTTTCACTGGTGCAAATGTGCTATTAGATGTTCTCACGTTCTCTACATGTACACATGTTGACCAGAGTGAGATGGGTGCTAAGTTAAATACTTAAATCCATTAAATCTTAAGGTAAAGAGAAGcaaagtttattaattaaaaaatgtttataatccTGTTTGATATTGTTTATGACGAATAATATTTGTATCAGTGTATCATTGTTATACAGATCATGTTAAACATCaattaaacatttcataataaaaaataaataaaccacttgtttttttgtgtatgtgtgtagatgtgtactGCATGTACTGGTATGTGTTTGAGTGAACAGATTTTAATTTGGGGAGAAGCACTGTTTGTTcagtgcatgtctgtgtgtgtgtgtgtgtgagagagagagagagagagagagagagagtgtatgtgtgtgtgagtgtatttgGTGAGTGTTGGATGTCAGAGGCTGGCCCTGTGTCAGCATTACAAATGTACGGGGAGTCAAATCAAGAAGATATTGGAAGAGCCAACGCTGAGAACATCAGAGCTGGTGAGTGCTCCAAAAtcctgcatttatttataaagggACGGTTTCTAGGATAAAGATGATTCTTTCATGATTTGATGTTAAATGTTTGGTTCAGTCTTAATATGGATGTAAATAAAATTCTGCACAATGATATAAGCTTTAAGGCATGAGGACAGGATGTTGTGTGTGGTCTTGGTGTTGGAATTTAAAAAGCCAACAGATGTTTTAGCGTTTTTTGAGGAGCAGCGCCATATTATGTcaatatattgtaataataataataataataataataataataataataataaattaaataaaaagttgtcTAGAGTGTGTTTCAGAAGCTACA from Ictalurus furcatus strain D&B chromosome 5, Billie_1.0, whole genome shotgun sequence includes these protein-coding regions:
- the slc66a1 gene encoding lysosomal amino acid transporter 1 homolog, whose amino-acid sequence is MSDGDGVLSSSSFLSSDGGNLSSLCPNGSEWIWYELGECTQDVRDMISVVLGLLSIACFIVSSFPQYYSSCKTGNMDSALSIWFLLLWLGGDSCNLAGSFLADQLPLQKYTAVYYVLADLLMLSMYTYYKMKHKLAGNGNRTVLYAVGVLCELGVFSSLLQFPVSPVHTRTSSSFRGRTLLAVDQPNAELNLIQPFSTREIIGFTFGSISSLLYLSSRLPQIYTNFRRKSTKGVSVFLFALVILGNVTYGLSVLVKNPERGQSETSYIVHHLPWLIGSLGTLLLDLVILVQFMMYSKASQNRGDTEETTALLNA